One Rhodospirillales bacterium DNA segment encodes these proteins:
- a CDS encoding calcium-binding protein codes for MSTVTGTSGNDTILVGSTSAGVVTSPLPFPPFTFPGTTNANDTVDAGAGADSIVGGGGADNIDGDVNDSPVGFTTSENDTIRGGGGNDSIQGYDDDDSIFGDAGNDSIRGGSDADTIFGGDGNDNLKGFTFFTVAGSLDAGDSIDGGSGNDTIDGDGGNDTLLGGTGDDTVNGDLGDDTLDGGTGADWLVGGAGADNIDGDGNDSPIGSTTSENDTIFGGDGNDSIQGYDDNDSISGDAGNDSIRGGSDADTILGGDGDDNLKGFTFFTVAGSLDAGDSIDGGGGNDFIDGDGGNDTLVGGTGNDTATGDEGNDTLDAGGGNDSLLGGDGADSLNGGAGFDSLVGNDGDDTLAGIAADDSMTGDDGDDFMIGGVGNDTIRGGEGADSMLGNNGADFMEGDPDVAVGGVATENDTLRGGGGNDTLLGGDDDDLLVGDSQNDSLNGGLDNDTLLGGGGLDTLFGGSGDDRLVGSEARDLLVGGLGSDIFDFNAVSDSRVGGRDTVDGVDGIGAGGGDRFDLSTIDANTLVAGNQAFAFISVGAFTGAGQLRVINDGANTRILGDVDGDQVADVEIYVIDGATTAADYLAIDFIL; via the coding sequence ATGAGCACTGTTACCGGGACATCGGGTAACGATACAATTCTGGTCGGTTCCACGTCCGCAGGCGTAGTGACCAGTCCTTTGCCGTTTCCGCCGTTCACATTTCCGGGGACGACAAACGCCAACGATACCGTCGATGCCGGCGCGGGCGCGGACTCGATCGTCGGCGGCGGGGGCGCCGATAACATCGACGGCGACGTCAACGACAGCCCGGTCGGCTTCACCACATCCGAGAACGACACCATTCGTGGCGGTGGCGGCAACGATTCGATCCAAGGGTACGACGACGACGATTCGATCTTCGGCGACGCCGGCAACGATTCAATCCGCGGCGGCAGCGATGCCGATACCATCTTCGGCGGCGACGGCAACGATAACCTGAAGGGCTTCACCTTCTTCACCGTCGCGGGCTCGCTTGACGCCGGCGATTCGATCGACGGCGGCAGCGGCAACGACACCATCGACGGTGATGGCGGCAACGACACGCTGCTCGGCGGCACCGGCGATGATACGGTCAACGGTGACCTCGGTGACGATACCCTCGACGGCGGCACCGGCGCCGATTGGCTGGTCGGCGGCGCTGGCGCCGATAACATCGATGGCGATGGCAACGACAGCCCGATCGGGTCGACCACGTCGGAAAACGACACCATCTTCGGCGGCGACGGCAACGATTCGATCCAGGGGTACGACGACAACGATTCGATCTCTGGCGACGCCGGCAACGATTCAATCCGCGGTGGCAGCGATGCCGACACCATCCTCGGCGGCGACGGCGACGATAACCTGAAGGGCTTCACCTTCTTCACCGTCGCGGGTTCGCTCGATGCCGGCGATTCGATCGACGGCGGCGGGGGCAATGACTTCATCGACGGTGACGGCGGCAACGATACGCTTGTTGGCGGCACCGGCAACGATACCGCCACCGGCGATGAAGGCAACGATACCCTCGACGCCGGCGGCGGCAACGATTCGCTGCTCGGCGGTGATGGAGCCGACAGCCTGAACGGCGGCGCCGGCTTCGATTCACTCGTCGGCAACGACGGCGACGACACACTCGCGGGCATCGCCGCGGACGACAGCATGACGGGTGACGACGGCGACGACTTCATGATCGGCGGCGTCGGCAACGATACGATCCGCGGCGGAGAGGGCGCGGATTCGATGCTCGGCAACAACGGCGCCGACTTCATGGAAGGCGACCCCGACGTCGCCGTCGGCGGCGTGGCGACGGAGAACGACACCCTGCGCGGCGGCGGCGGCAATGATACGCTGCTCGGTGGGGACGACGATGACCTGCTGGTCGGCGATTCGCAGAACGATTCGCTCAATGGCGGGCTTGATAACGACACGCTGCTCGGTGGTGGCGGATTGGATACGCTGTTCGGCGGCAGCGGAGACGACCGCCTGGTGGGCAGCGAAGCCCGCGACCTGCTCGTCGGCGGTCTTGGCAGCGACATCTTCGATTTCAATGCCGTCAGCGATTCACGCGTCGGGGGGCGGGACACGGTCGATGGTGTCGACGGAATTGGCGCCGGCGGCGGCGATCGCTTCGATTTGTCAACCATCGACGCCAATACCCTCGTCGCCGGCAATCAGGCGTTCGCCTTCATCTCCGTCGGTGCCTTCACCGGCGCCGGGCAGCTGCGCGTGATCAACGACGGCGCCAATACCCGCATTCTCGGCGATGTCGATGGCGACCAGGTCGCCGACGTCGAGATTTATGTCATCGACGGCGCCACCACTGCCGCTGACTATCTGGCGATCGACTTCATCCTCTGA
- a CDS encoding recombinase family protein translates to MEFNSLDAQREAGLAYITSQKSEGWILVGDRYDDGGYSGGSMERPALQRLLRDVEAGTVDVIVVYKVDRLSRSLTDFARIVEVFDKHNVSFVSITQQFNTTTSMGRLTLNILLSFAQFEREVIGERIRDKFAASRARGMWMGGIPPLGYDVVDRKLVVNETEAELVRLVFARFLRVGSATTLAQELRRAGHTTKCWTTQDGKHRPGKPIDKGAIYKILGNRTYLGDAVHKRTSHPGEHQAIIDRASWDKVHAVLADNRVARANGTRAQTPALLRGLIFAPGGHAMTPSHTRKAGKLYRYYVATDAMRQGYADCPVRSVPAAEVEEAVVAQVRHLLRTPEIIARTCAAAKRDGDEAIAERQVVESITALAPLWDELFPAEQARIVRLLVERIDLSAEDMRVRLRTDGLQTLVEELRSRKAKAA, encoded by the coding sequence ATGGAGTTCAATTCGCTCGACGCGCAGCGCGAGGCGGGGCTGGCCTACATCACCAGCCAGAAGAGTGAGGGCTGGATCCTGGTCGGCGACCGCTACGATGACGGCGGCTACTCCGGCGGCAGCATGGAGCGCCCAGCGCTGCAGCGCCTGCTGCGCGATGTCGAGGCCGGCACCGTCGACGTCATCGTCGTCTACAAGGTCGATCGGCTGTCACGCTCGCTGACCGACTTCGCCCGCATTGTCGAAGTCTTCGACAAGCACAACGTCTCGTTCGTCAGCATCACCCAGCAGTTCAATACGACGACGTCGATGGGCCGGCTGACACTGAACATCCTGCTGTCGTTCGCGCAGTTCGAGCGCGAGGTGATCGGCGAGCGCATCCGCGACAAGTTCGCCGCCTCGCGGGCGCGCGGCATGTGGATGGGCGGCATCCCGCCGCTCGGCTACGACGTCGTCGACCGCAAGCTGGTGGTCAACGAGACGGAGGCGGAACTCGTCCGGCTCGTCTTCGCCCGCTTCCTGCGGGTCGGCTCGGCGACCACGCTGGCGCAGGAGCTGCGGCGCGCCGGCCACACCACCAAATGCTGGACGACGCAGGACGGCAAGCACCGGCCGGGCAAGCCGATCGACAAGGGCGCGATCTACAAGATCCTCGGCAATCGCACCTACCTCGGCGATGCCGTACATAAGCGGACGAGCCACCCTGGAGAGCACCAGGCGATCATCGACCGCGCGAGCTGGGACAAGGTTCATGCCGTTCTCGCCGACAATCGGGTCGCGCGCGCGAACGGCACGCGCGCGCAGACGCCGGCGCTGCTACGCGGCCTGATCTTCGCTCCGGGCGGGCACGCGATGACGCCGTCGCACACGAGAAAGGCCGGCAAGCTCTATCGCTACTACGTCGCCACCGACGCCATGCGCCAGGGCTACGCCGACTGCCCGGTGCGCAGCGTGCCGGCAGCCGAAGTGGAGGAAGCGGTCGTCGCGCAGGTGCGGCACCTGCTGCGCACGCCGGAGATCATCGCGCGGACGTGCGCGGCGGCGAAGCGGGACGGTGACGAGGCGATTGCCGAGCGCCAGGTCGTCGAGAGCATCACCGCACTGGCGCCGCTGTGGGACGAGCTGTTCCCGGCGGAACAGGCGCGCATCGTCCGGTTGCTGGTCGAGCGAATCGACCTGTCGGCCGAGGACATGCGGGTCCGGCTACGGACCGACGGGCTGCAGACGCTGGTCGAGGAACTTCGATCTCGGAAGGCGAAAGCGGCATGA
- a CDS encoding DUF2924 domain-containing protein → MHDSALAKVAALPEKSTAELKQLWRELYDREPPPYNRPFLVKRLAYRIQELALGGLSARAEAKLKALVEEEDRRLKGKLSVRKGDRPISGTRLIREWQGVEHTATVLDDGFEYQGRKYKSLSAVARAITGTRWSGPLFWGLRNHRSGK, encoded by the coding sequence ATGCATGACAGTGCGTTGGCCAAGGTGGCGGCGCTGCCGGAGAAATCGACGGCCGAGCTCAAGCAGCTGTGGCGCGAGCTCTACGATCGCGAGCCGCCACCCTACAACCGGCCGTTCCTGGTCAAGCGGCTCGCCTACCGCATCCAGGAACTGGCCTTGGGTGGTCTCTCGGCGCGTGCCGAGGCGAAGCTGAAGGCGCTGGTCGAGGAAGAGGATCGGCGGCTGAAGGGCAAGCTGTCGGTGCGCAAGGGTGACCGGCCGATCAGCGGGACGCGCTTGATCCGTGAATGGCAGGGCGTCGAGCACACCGCCACGGTCCTCGACGACGGCTTCGAGTATCAGGGCCGGAAGTACAAGTCGCTGTCCGCCGTCGCTCGCGCCATTACCGGCACGCGCTGGAGTGGGCCCCTCTTCTGGGGTCTGCGCAATCACCGGAGTGGGAAGTGA
- a CDS encoding toprim domain-containing protein: protein MTGAQGGQPSSAPLAELCRQLDQRIDEIARRLLGEPNWALSTRAQLRFGRNGSLAVEIAGARRGRWYDHEQKQGGSALDLVVRCTGLSQREAAERAAAKLGLAVERRSPPPPRRRIVTAYDYRDETGAVLFQVVRYAPKTFRQRCPDGHGGWSWRVRGIRQVPYRLPELLGAALDVPVFVVEGEKDADRLASLGLVATCNAGGANTWPEALTPAFAGRTVYILPDNDAAGRSHAQKVAAALEAVAANIHIVTLPDLTTGGDVSDWLDDGGDAAELLQLCRAAPAWKRNGADSQPEDPVLLPYCEEAITLAFSERNIDHFRYCDVLGKWFEWDEGRWREDDKRRVFTHARKLCREKSGQALADVEHERAAMRIANTVAAARTVAAVVNLARADGRHATAPADWDADPWVLNTPAGIVDLRCGELGPHSRAALCSKMTAAAPSQSACPRWRRFLDEVTGGDVELQAFLARVAGYGLTGSTREHALFFLYGTGANGKGTFLNMLTGILGDYAQIAGMDTFTESQTDRHPAELAVLRGARVVAAQETDEGRRWAESRIKALTGGDPITARFMRQDFFTYAPQFKLLIAGNHKPGLRNIDEAIRRRFHLLPFTVRIPPEQRDPKLSDKLREEWSAILGWAIEGCLEWQAGGLNPPVAVVDATAEYFDDEDSFGQWLGECCIRDARAHETTRDLYAAWSAWADRAGMLAGSEPKFRGALKARGFVAKREAGTGRSGFVGVGLRRRDYTDDRRYGD, encoded by the coding sequence ATGACCGGCGCGCAAGGCGGGCAACCCTCGTCGGCGCCGCTCGCCGAGCTCTGTCGGCAGCTCGACCAGCGCATCGACGAAATCGCCCGGCGGCTGTTGGGTGAACCCAACTGGGCGCTGTCGACACGCGCCCAGCTGCGCTTCGGGCGCAACGGCAGCCTGGCGGTGGAGATCGCCGGCGCGCGCCGCGGGCGATGGTACGATCACGAGCAGAAGCAGGGCGGGTCTGCGCTCGACCTCGTCGTCCGCTGCACCGGCCTGTCGCAACGCGAAGCCGCCGAGCGGGCGGCCGCCAAGCTGGGTCTCGCCGTCGAGCGGCGCTCGCCGCCGCCGCCGCGCCGGCGGATCGTCACCGCCTACGACTACCGGGACGAGACCGGCGCGGTGCTGTTCCAGGTGGTGCGCTATGCGCCGAAGACCTTCCGCCAGCGCTGCCCGGACGGCCACGGCGGCTGGAGCTGGCGGGTGCGCGGCATCCGCCAGGTGCCCTACCGGCTGCCGGAGCTGCTGGGCGCCGCCCTCGACGTCCCGGTGTTCGTCGTCGAGGGCGAGAAGGACGCCGACCGGCTGGCCAGCCTGGGTCTGGTCGCCACCTGCAACGCCGGCGGGGCCAACACCTGGCCGGAAGCACTCACGCCGGCTTTTGCGGGCCGCACGGTCTACATCTTGCCGGACAACGATGCTGCCGGCCGCAGCCATGCGCAGAAGGTCGCCGCCGCGCTCGAAGCCGTCGCCGCCAACATCCACATCGTCACCTTGCCGGACCTTACGACCGGCGGCGACGTCTCCGACTGGCTCGATGACGGTGGTGACGCCGCTGAACTGCTGCAGCTGTGCCGGGCGGCGCCGGCGTGGAAACGGAACGGTGCCGATTCGCAGCCGGAAGACCCGGTCCTGCTCCCCTACTGCGAAGAAGCGATCACGCTGGCGTTCTCCGAGCGTAACATCGACCACTTCCGCTACTGCGACGTGCTCGGCAAGTGGTTCGAGTGGGACGAGGGCCGCTGGCGCGAAGACGACAAGCGACGCGTCTTCACGCATGCCCGCAAGCTGTGCCGGGAGAAGTCCGGCCAGGCGCTCGCCGACGTCGAGCATGAGCGGGCGGCAATGCGCATCGCCAACACCGTCGCCGCTGCCCGAACGGTGGCGGCCGTCGTCAACCTGGCACGCGCAGATGGTCGGCACGCGACGGCGCCGGCGGATTGGGACGCTGACCCGTGGGTGCTGAACACGCCGGCGGGAATCGTCGATCTTCGATGCGGGGAATTGGGTCCGCACAGTCGCGCCGCTCTGTGCTCGAAGATGACGGCGGCCGCGCCTTCACAGTCCGCCTGCCCGCGCTGGCGGCGCTTCCTCGACGAGGTCACCGGCGGCGACGTCGAGCTGCAGGCGTTCCTCGCGCGCGTCGCCGGCTACGGCTTGACCGGCAGCACCCGCGAGCACGCGCTGTTCTTCCTCTACGGCACCGGCGCCAACGGCAAGGGCACCTTCCTCAACATGCTGACCGGCATCCTCGGCGACTACGCGCAGATCGCCGGCATGGACACCTTCACCGAGAGCCAGACCGACCGCCATCCGGCCGAGCTCGCCGTGCTGCGCGGCGCCCGCGTCGTCGCCGCCCAGGAGACCGACGAGGGTCGCCGCTGGGCGGAGAGCCGGATCAAGGCGTTGACCGGTGGCGATCCGATCACCGCGCGCTTCATGCGCCAGGACTTCTTCACCTACGCCCCGCAGTTCAAGCTGCTGATCGCCGGCAACCACAAGCCCGGCCTGCGCAACATCGACGAGGCGATCCGCCGCCGCTTCCACCTGCTGCCGTTCACCGTGCGCATCCCGCCGGAGCAGCGCGATCCAAAGTTGAGCGACAAGCTGCGCGAGGAGTGGTCGGCCATCCTCGGCTGGGCGATAGAGGGATGCCTGGAGTGGCAGGCAGGGGGACTGAACCCGCCTGTCGCCGTGGTCGATGCCACCGCCGAGTACTTCGACGACGAGGACAGCTTCGGCCAGTGGCTCGGCGAGTGCTGCATCCGCGATGCGCGGGCGCACGAGACGACCCGCGACCTCTACGCCGCCTGGAGCGCCTGGGCCGATCGTGCGGGAATGTTGGCCGGCAGCGAGCCCAAATTCCGCGGGGCTCTCAAAGCTCGAGGCTTCGTCGCCAAGCGCGAGGCAGGAACCGGCCGCAGCGGCTTCGTCGGCGTCGGGCTGCGGCGAAGGGATTACACCGATGACCGGAGATATGGAGACTGA